A DNA window from Streptococcus sp. LPB0220 contains the following coding sequences:
- the pulA gene encoding type I pullulanase, which translates to MRQYHVKLHFHKQKGNYFAYDMWQWQDQVEGKSVSFSKLDYFGVEGNLVYESEDTLNRGHVLVKEGDWLTKTRDFEIELLPEGHVREVWILDGDDTVYYSLQAALTSHAYSHRQPHAYDMAMRPREFDAKWAYQGWLGHREEEGEHCFKLWAPTAKKVELLLYQSTELDAPIWKSMPMTRGKQESSYHPENTQGVWILDFLGNLSGMAYQYRVHFEHHTQVTRDPYSIATTADGMRSAILSRADRQFDWGPKKGADATPWRLDNPCQAVIYEMHLRDLTKSPTSGVDEVLRGTYLGACQEGTVNSHGDATAFDYIRQLGVNVVQLQPISDRFKQYDDEGQVTYNWGYDVQNYSAPETSFSTDPSNPKQTMKELKTMIRAYHEAGISVVLDVVYNHIYSTEHGPFQNTVPDYYYRMEPDGRFQNGTGVGNETASENEMYRKYMIDSLTHWVKEYQIDGFRFDLMGIHDVRTMNVIREAMDALDPRILLYGEGWDMGTGLAPEDKAKKDNAAQLPRIGFFNDTERDAIKGAEVYGSIKRGFVSRKSTENIVARAVLGSAELGNYLSPNQVLNYVEAHDNYNLYDLLQTLHPNVEVAGLVKRSELATAMNLLFQGMAFMQLGQEFMRTKLVATGPDGEITPLDRERAMNSYNAPDFVNQVNWDLVSQNKESIAYIRSLIALKTSLPVLGLESYDKIYQQVFIQSATDTSGLVIYELTGDKKYLVIFNASGLPYYLQNSNKLKLMAGNSRHKRPFYVENLTASVFEVLD; encoded by the coding sequence ATGCGACAATACCATGTAAAGCTTCATTTTCATAAGCAAAAAGGAAATTATTTTGCCTATGATATGTGGCAGTGGCAGGATCAAGTAGAAGGAAAATCAGTCTCTTTCTCCAAGTTGGATTATTTTGGAGTAGAGGGAAATCTGGTATACGAGAGTGAGGATACCTTGAACCGGGGCCATGTCCTGGTTAAAGAAGGGGATTGGCTCACTAAGACCCGGGACTTTGAAATCGAACTTTTACCAGAAGGGCATGTTCGAGAAGTGTGGATTCTTGATGGAGACGATACAGTCTATTATTCTTTGCAAGCTGCTTTGACGAGTCATGCATACAGCCATCGTCAGCCTCATGCCTATGACATGGCGATGCGCCCTAGAGAGTTTGATGCTAAATGGGCGTATCAAGGATGGCTCGGTCATCGGGAGGAAGAAGGGGAGCATTGCTTTAAACTATGGGCTCCTACTGCCAAGAAAGTTGAATTGTTGCTTTATCAATCAACCGAGCTGGATGCGCCTATCTGGAAGAGCATGCCGATGACACGTGGCAAACAAGAGTCTAGCTACCACCCAGAAAATACTCAAGGTGTTTGGATTTTAGATTTTTTAGGAAATTTAAGTGGCATGGCTTATCAATATCGTGTCCATTTTGAACACCATACTCAAGTGACGCGCGATCCTTATAGTATTGCAACGACAGCGGACGGGATGCGCTCTGCCATTCTTTCAAGAGCAGATCGTCAGTTTGATTGGGGTCCTAAAAAAGGAGCCGATGCGACTCCTTGGCGTTTGGACAATCCTTGTCAAGCAGTGATTTATGAGATGCACCTTCGGGATTTGACCAAGTCACCGACATCAGGTGTAGACGAAGTCCTGCGTGGAACCTATCTGGGGGCTTGCCAAGAAGGAACCGTCAATAGCCATGGCGATGCAACTGCCTTTGATTATATCCGTCAGTTAGGGGTCAATGTCGTGCAACTGCAGCCCATCTCTGATCGCTTTAAACAGTACGACGATGAAGGCCAGGTGACCTACAATTGGGGCTACGACGTTCAGAATTATTCTGCACCAGAAACTAGCTTTTCAACGGATCCATCCAATCCGAAACAAACCATGAAAGAGCTCAAAACCATGATCCGGGCTTATCATGAGGCAGGAATTTCTGTGGTCTTGGATGTGGTCTACAATCATATCTATTCGACCGAACATGGTCCTTTCCAAAATACAGTGCCCGATTATTATTACCGGATGGAGCCAGATGGTCGCTTCCAAAATGGGACAGGTGTTGGGAATGAAACGGCTAGTGAGAATGAAATGTACCGCAAGTACATGATTGATTCCCTCACGCATTGGGTCAAAGAGTACCAGATCGATGGCTTCCGCTTTGATTTGATGGGGATTCACGATGTAAGGACGATGAATGTTATTCGGGAGGCAATGGACGCTCTGGATCCTCGGATTCTTCTTTACGGAGAAGGTTGGGACATGGGAACAGGTCTCGCCCCAGAGGACAAGGCTAAGAAGGACAATGCAGCGCAATTGCCAAGAATTGGATTCTTTAATGATACGGAGCGCGATGCCATTAAAGGGGCTGAGGTTTATGGTTCCATCAAACGTGGCTTTGTCAGCCGAAAATCGACGGAGAATATCGTTGCCCGTGCTGTTCTAGGTAGTGCAGAGCTTGGCAATTATTTAAGTCCCAATCAGGTCTTGAATTATGTGGAGGCTCATGATAATTATAATCTCTATGACTTGCTTCAGACCCTTCATCCGAATGTAGAAGTAGCAGGATTGGTCAAGCGCTCAGAGTTGGCTACGGCCATGAATCTGCTCTTTCAGGGCATGGCCTTCATGCAATTGGGTCAAGAGTTTATGCGGACCAAATTGGTAGCGACAGGTCCTGATGGAGAAATCACACCTTTGGATCGTGAACGGGCCATGAATTCCTACAATGCTCCAGATTTTGTGAATCAGGTCAACTGGGATCTGGTCAGTCAGAACAAGGAATCAATTGCCTATATCCGAAGCTTGATCGCCTTGAAGACAAGTCTTCCTGTCTTAGGGCTTGAAAGCTATGATAAAATCTACCAACAAGTCTTTATTCAATCTGCAACTGATACCAGTGGCCTTGTCATCTATGAATTAACAGGAGACAAGAAGTACTTGGTCATCTTCAACGCCAGCGGACTTCCTTACTACCTCCAAAATTCAAATAAATTGAAATTGATGGCTGGGAATAGTCGTCATAAACGACCATTCTACGTGGAGAATTTAACAGCTTCTGTTTTTGAAGTCCTAGACTAA
- a CDS encoding diacylglycerol kinase family lipid kinase, whose product MVERIKKARLIYNPTSGQEIIKKNIAEVLDVLEDVGYETSAYQTTPEPFSAQNEAERAAKAGFDLIIAAGGDGTINEVVNGVAGLENRPQMAFIPTGTTNDYARALKIPMGDPVAAARIIEKNQTIQMDIGRAYGSKYFINIAAAGTMTELTFSVPSSVKSRLGYFAYVAEAAKMLPRNKARKVRIEHDNGVFEGPASMIFVALTNSIAGFESVAPDAKLDDGNFTLIIVKTAKLFNMLSLMIQAINGGKHVHDENVEYLKTKKLTIEMLGKNAQPFRINLDGEYGGDTPVELEVFHNHLEFFANIDEINNDALVHPSEE is encoded by the coding sequence ATGGTAGAACGAATCAAAAAAGCCCGTTTAATTTATAATCCGACCTCTGGGCAAGAAATTATCAAGAAAAATATTGCGGAAGTCTTGGACGTACTCGAAGACGTGGGCTATGAAACCAGCGCTTATCAAACGACTCCAGAACCATTTTCTGCCCAAAATGAAGCAGAAAGAGCCGCTAAAGCAGGCTTTGATTTAATCATTGCTGCTGGTGGAGATGGTACGATTAACGAAGTGGTCAATGGGGTTGCAGGTCTGGAAAATCGTCCACAGATGGCCTTTATCCCGACCGGTACCACCAATGACTATGCGCGTGCCTTGAAGATCCCGATGGGCGATCCTGTGGCAGCTGCCCGCATTATCGAAAAGAATCAAACCATTCAGATGGATATTGGTCGTGCCTATGGTAGTAAGTATTTCATCAATATTGCTGCAGCAGGAACCATGACAGAATTGACCTTCAGTGTTCCAAGTAGTGTTAAATCTCGCTTGGGTTACTTTGCCTATGTGGCAGAAGCTGCTAAAATGTTGCCACGAAACAAGGCTCGAAAGGTGCGGATTGAGCACGACAATGGTGTCTTTGAAGGGCCAGCGTCTATGATTTTTGTAGCCTTGACCAACTCGATTGCTGGTTTTGAAAGTGTCGCGCCAGATGCTAAGCTTGATGATGGGAACTTTACCTTGATTATCGTAAAAACTGCTAAGCTCTTTAACATGTTGTCCCTGATGATTCAGGCCATTAATGGAGGCAAGCATGTGCACGATGAAAATGTAGAATATCTCAAGACCAAGAAGTTGACGATCGAAATGCTAGGGAAAAATGCTCAACCATTCCGCATCAATCTAGATGGGGAATACGGGGGAGATACGCCGGTTGAATTGGAAGTCTTCCATAATCACTTGGAATTCTTTGCAAATATTGATGAAATCAACAACGATGCTTTGGTTCACCCATCTGAAGAGTAA
- a CDS encoding LTA synthase family protein has protein sequence MKKITNSILNFMSTRLGFVLTLLLLYWFKTMWAYSVDFNLDIQGPYQIFLAVINPLPISLLFIGLALYIKRTKLFYSLAFGIYLLLFIWLISNSIYYREFTDFVTVNTMLASSKVSAGLGAAALELFRPWDVIYILDFPILAFFFFKKWIRMDNRPFNKRASFAVTSLSAMLFSANLFLAEIDRPELLTRGFSNYYVVRALGLPAFLGYSANQTYAANKERSKASEADLKPVEEYIQQHYAKPNPEYFGMAKGRNVIYIHLESFQQFLIDYKLKVDDKEYEVTPFLNSLYHSKETFAFSNVFNQVKAGKTSDAETMIETGLFGLNQGSFMVNYGGTNTQQAAPFILSKNGYNSSAVFHGNAGSFWNRNTAYKQWGYNYFFDASYFTKQNSSNSFQYGLNDKYMLKDSIKYLERLQQPFYTKFITVSNHYPYTTSLSGDDLGFPLAKTQDETINGYFATANYLDSSIKAFFDYLKESGLYKNSIIVLYGDHYGISNSRNPALAPLLGKNSETWSSYDNAMLQRVPYMVVIPGMDKGGIIDTYGGEIDMLPTLEHLLGIESNKFLQVGQDMLSPEHDQIVAFRSANYFVTPEYTSYSGRTYYTKTGEEITNPDEKTKEELDKIREAANLQLKISDSIQTGDLLRFFKGNDLGKVNPDDYSYTNSFKALKKIEKEKGDKSTSLYNQRGNQSTVDLFKAPTYKELHPEDDSSSSTETSSSSSK, from the coding sequence TTTAGACATTCAGGGACCGTATCAGATTTTTCTAGCAGTGATCAACCCATTGCCGATCAGTCTGCTCTTCATTGGTCTTGCACTTTATATCAAACGAACCAAGCTCTTTTATAGTTTGGCCTTTGGGATCTACCTTCTCTTATTTATTTGGTTGATTTCCAACTCCATCTATTATCGAGAGTTTACAGACTTCGTAACGGTCAATACCATGTTGGCTTCCAGCAAGGTTTCTGCCGGTCTCGGAGCTGCTGCTTTAGAATTGTTCCGACCTTGGGATGTGATCTACATTCTAGATTTCCCTATTCTAGCTTTCTTCTTCTTTAAGAAATGGATTCGAATGGACAATCGTCCCTTCAATAAACGAGCTAGTTTTGCGGTTACCTCTTTATCAGCTATGCTCTTTTCGGCTAACCTTTTCCTCGCAGAAATTGACCGACCTGAGCTCTTGACTCGTGGGTTCTCAAACTACTATGTCGTTCGTGCCCTAGGCTTACCAGCCTTTCTAGGTTACAGTGCTAATCAGACCTATGCTGCCAACAAAGAACGTTCCAAAGCGTCCGAAGCAGATCTAAAGCCGGTAGAAGAATATATCCAACAGCATTATGCCAAGCCCAATCCTGAGTACTTTGGAATGGCAAAAGGCCGTAACGTCATCTACATTCACTTGGAAAGTTTCCAACAATTCTTGATCGATTACAAGTTGAAAGTAGACGATAAAGAATATGAAGTGACACCTTTCTTAAATTCACTTTACCACTCGAAGGAAACCTTTGCCTTTTCAAACGTCTTTAACCAAGTCAAGGCAGGGAAAACGTCCGATGCTGAGACCATGATTGAAACAGGCCTCTTCGGACTCAACCAAGGTTCCTTTATGGTGAACTATGGTGGAACCAATACCCAACAGGCTGCACCATTTATTCTTTCAAAAAATGGTTACAACTCGAGTGCTGTTTTCCACGGGAATGCTGGAAGTTTCTGGAACCGAAATACCGCCTATAAACAATGGGGCTACAATTACTTCTTTGATGCTAGCTACTTCACCAAACAAAACAGCAGCAATTCCTTCCAGTATGGTCTTAATGACAAATACATGCTCAAGGATTCCATTAAATACCTTGAAAGATTGCAACAGCCTTTCTATACGAAGTTCATTACGGTTTCAAACCACTATCCTTATACGACCAGCTTGTCGGGAGATGATCTTGGATTCCCACTAGCTAAAACACAGGACGAAACCATCAATGGCTACTTTGCGACCGCTAACTACCTAGATTCTTCGATCAAGGCCTTCTTTGATTACCTGAAAGAATCTGGTCTTTACAAAAATTCCATCATCGTTCTCTATGGGGACCACTACGGAATTTCAAACTCCCGCAACCCAGCTCTTGCTCCTCTACTTGGTAAGAACTCTGAAACGTGGTCAAGCTATGACAATGCCATGTTGCAACGCGTACCTTATATGGTAGTCATTCCAGGTATGGATAAGGGTGGCATCATTGATACCTATGGTGGCGAAATTGATATGCTCCCAACCTTGGAACATTTGTTAGGTATTGAATCCAACAAATTCCTCCAAGTTGGTCAAGATATGCTCTCTCCAGAACATGATCAAATCGTCGCCTTCCGCTCCGCTAACTACTTTGTTACTCCAGAGTATACGAGCTATAGTGGCCGGACCTATTACACCAAAACAGGTGAGGAAATCACGAACCCAGACGAAAAAACCAAGGAAGAACTGGACAAGATCAGGGAAGCTGCTAACCTGCAATTGAAGATTAGCGATAGCATCCAGACCGGTGATCTCCTTCGCTTCTTCAAGGGCAATGATCTTGGAAAAGTCAATCCAGATGATTATTCCTACACCAATTCCTTCAAGGCATTGAAGAAGATTGAAAAGGAAAAAGGTGACAAATCAACCAGCCTTTATAACCAACGTGGCAACCAGTCCACCGTTGATCTCTTCAAAGCACCAACTTATAAAGAATTGCACCCAGAAGACGATAGTTCTTCCTCAACAGAGACCAGTAGCAGTTCTTCTAAATAA